The following DNA comes from Quercus robur chromosome 1, dhQueRobu3.1, whole genome shotgun sequence.
TCGAAACAGGGACATATTCCTATATAGTTTTGAAATAGGggtatattgctaaattttttaaaaattaagggcaaaaggctagaattccctaaggttacaaccatactgtgatgccccaatttgattgattatgtaatgtgtgtgggtgtgtgatgagtcccacatcgagtATTTACTGGATTGAACTGAGTTTTATTAACAACAGCAAAGAGCTTCAATTGTGACCAATCCTTTTGAAGTATAGTGCATATGTGGCTAGCGTTTTTCCTTGagttgttacatatggtatcagagctggcCCGGTAACCCCATGTGGGCTCAGaaacactaccccacaaagtgggccctaatgaGGATGTTAgagatttaagtgggggagattgtgatgccccaatttgattgattgtgtgatgtgtatgGGTGTGTAATGAGTCCCACTTtgggtatttactaggttgaactaggctttattaacaacgGTAAGGAGccttaattgtgactagtccttttgaggtatagtgcagatgtggctagcgcttttccttgggtcgttacatatggtatcaaagccgGCTTAGTAACCccatgtgggctcagagacactaccccacaaagtgggccctaacgagaaTGTTAGGAATTTAAGTAGGGGAAATTGTGATGCCTCAGtttgattgattatgtgatgtgtgtgggtgtgtgatgagtcccacatcggatATTTATTGGGATGAACTAGGTTTTATTGACAACCGCAAGaagtctcaattgtgactagtccttttgaggtatagcgcagatgtgactAGCACTTTTCCTTGgatcgttacatatggtatcaaaACCGACTCGGTAACCCCATGTGGGCTCGATAAGTGGGGGAAATTGTGATGCGGGTGTGtaatgagtcccacatcgggtatttattgggttgaactgggctttattaacaacgaCAAGgaacctcaattgtgactagtccttttgaggtataacgcagatgtggctagcgcttttcttTAGGTCGTTACACAtactcaatatcattaacattgctacatattttgaaaatttaatgttggattgcatattccttatgctcttaatatatatatatatatatatatatcaaattttgtgttaatcagTTATTATtcactatatgatctataaggttatattttatgcataattttaaattacaaaaaattgcaatttaaacaatttattataaaatagctattaatatttaattttctagaaatttttcaagcataaaagatataagaagaaatgtaattcaatggtggatttgtcaaaattcacctccaataaatagatattgagtaaaattgtagCCTTAGAccacaactaattttgtagctaaactttctCCTTTGCTTCATGTAGCCTAGCTATTTTAGAATAGGTTCCATTTGAATTTGATTCATTTTAGGATAAGTTTGGAAAGAAACCCATCATTTGAATTTGATTCATTTTAGATGTGAATTCTAACAAATCTACATCTAGAttgaattttcttattatattttccaTCATTGCAAAATTTGATTGAAACATGCAATCCAATGGTTATATTTTCCAAATATATAGTCACGTTAATTTTTTTAGTCGGtgtttgaagagtttctctaaattaatttagagaaaaactttgttctatattttataGTTCAGGTTAGATATATTACAAAACTAAAGGTATATATAGTGCCACatcatttaaagttttaaatgaCATGACAGGCTATACACTGTTAGATCTAAATACTAAAATTTGAACTGTGAAATTGACTCTGGAAGAGATCTATTCCAATTTTATAACAAGTCTATTATgccattataattattataactaATCGTAGATCTGTGCGTTGCGCATGATAATTTTTTGAGTAAAGTAttatttttgtccctaaaccttgtaatgagttttttttaatagtttagagacaaaaaaaggATGAACAAAGACTACTACTCCATAATGATAGTGGGCAATtagttttatcatatttttcataatatcaTTTGTAACGTTTTTTACCATTATCATTTATTTACTagcaaacattaaaaaatacacttctatccCATGAGAAAAGAATCAACATTGTAGATTCTTAAGAGGTGAACCTAAGAAACAACATCtaagtactatacctaagtcttgcccctttaaaatttccttaaaaaaatttatttcttatataatttctattattattgaagaatatctcatttttaattatgataaaaaaatatggttTCCCTAGTTAGAGTTTAATTAGTTTTAAGTAGGGGTGTGCACAGGTTTAGTTGGGTGAGTGGAGGGCAATATTTTTAACCAACCCACCAATGCGGGTTGGAAAAATTCCAATCCGCCACCAATCCACCAATCTTTGAATCCGGCGGGTTGGTTAAAAATCTTAATAGTTTCAACTTGGCGAGTTATGCAGGTTGACAAATTCAATTGACTAAAcgaaattatttcaattaaattggaaaattttttgccctctcaaataagaaaagaaaagaaaaaattacaattttttttaattttttattgaaaaaaattacaaatctacatttttttttatattaaaatgactaaaaaaaatttatcatactaaaaaaaaaaaatcttaaaatctgAAATTAAACATGCACATAAAGTAAGAATAATAACAAAGTCTTAGAAAGAGGGGCGGGAATTTATTGAGGAAGAGAaatgtgaaaattaaaaattaaaaaaataaaaagaaagagaaagagatgagagaaaTAAAGTAGGTGAATATGTGAGGGAGGGTTCTGCAAGAAGCATGACAAAGTAGATATATATAGGTAGACAAGTAGGGTTTTGGCGGGTTAGAATATCTTAACCCACTATTCAACCTGACTTACTAAATTATTTACCTAACCCGACCTAGCCCACTCACTTAATGAACCCGCATGGATTGGTCGGATTGGCTTGCATAGCCATAGTTTTAAGTTTGAATTTTGTATgtttgtatttaattgttgattattgatttaattaagtgaatgtaATAATTGATTTTAGTGCACTGCAAAGTTTTTAATGTCTCCTATATGGtcatctcttttttattttttactcctCCTAGCCacttctttgttttccaattaatgGTTACTAATTGGCGttgattttttcatttatttttttctttcttcatctactctttattactttgtatgttcTCTTTCTAGTTATAATTTGTATGGTTATcaataagaaataaatatcATGAATGTCTTAAATAGTTATAGATGTAGTTATATTAATGGTATGTCAAaggtttgttttttcttttgaattttcaagaaaatataaaagacaTTTCTTTAGTTTGGTCTCAACCAACAAAAACATCCATGATATCTTAATGGAAGTAataatgagttttatttttttatttttaatgtatgaaGTTGTTAGGTTAGTGGTatgtcaaagtttttttttttttttaatgaattttcaaggaaatgtaaaaggcctatttttttaaaaaaaatggtgactTTTTGAAGAGTATAaatatgattattttaattacctttttcataaatatcattgtttatttataaatatctATGGGGGCCAGTTAATCAGGAGGTGCTGTTAAGACTGTActaactgggcctatggcccaatccgaggacattagACCATCGAAGGATGTCCAGATAAGATTATAAAGGGAACGGAGTAAAGAGAAGTGCAGATGTAATAAGAGATAAGTCCAAcgaatgtccgaggagaaaagccatCTCAGCAACAAGGGTCTGAAATCAGATAGAGTGCCATATTGTCATGGACTTTCTTCgaagttacatcacaactaagCTGCTACCTCCAtattaaatgcctcccaactaactctctggccgcattaatgtagaggtgATACCTAAGCAGtggtcaagcagccttacagctactagttgatggttctgggaggtgttgaATGGGACAGAAAGGAGTTCCCcaaatctaacctacacgtgtgtggtagggaagataccaagattgtagtatatagcatggaAAGATGTACTAGAAAAAGAGGAGGGGATAAgaaatcaaaaacttttttgatAAGACTGTGAACTCTTGTAAAACTGTTGAAAAACaatacaatataatataaactcCTCAAGCCACTCCGAGAACAGACTTTCTTATCTTACTTGTGTTTAGTAGCCttaaattagcaaattttatcgtttttttttttctggagtAGATTtagttctttcatccacgctctataaatttattgtttaggcTTCTTAGGTTTAAACCCAATCCTgtattgggtccaatccaattCTAGTCCTTaaaattggcgtcgtctgtggggaagAGCTTGATTTAGTCTAAAGGAGATTCGGTTACAACGTTCACGATGGAGGAGGTAGAACCACACCAGGTAGATGTTAATCTACATCAAGCAGAATCGAGGGGTTCTCAACATAGCAATCTGCGTGGGAGCCCTAAACAGAGAGGAGGCCGTGAGGGAAGTATGCACACAACTCATACCAGTAAAAGTCAATCTCGAGGGAAGAGTCATGTTTCCCATGCAAAGAATGACAGAGATATGCAACGTGAAATCGACGAATTGAATAGGGAGTTGCGTTATGCTCTGCGAAGACGTTAATCGCCCGGCTCCGAGCGGTCCTCTGAAGAGACAAATGGTGCTAGTTATAGATGGAGATCCAGAACTCTGCCCAGCGAAACCttttcctatgaagaggagcaccACCATAGACGTAGGTACAAAATCCCGCCTTACAAAGGCTTGGGaaacgatgccatgaacaaagcGCTGAGTCAAGTTTCTAAGTCACCCTTCACACGAAACATAGAAGATGCGAGACTTCCTCGGCGATTTCATCAACCCACgttcaccatttataatggtCGGACAGACCCGGTAAAACATGTTAGCCATTTCAGTCAAAGGATGGCCATCCATTCCAAagatgaggccttgatgtgtaaggtctttCCATCTAGCTTGGGCCtggtggcgatgaggtggttcaacgaTTTAAGGGAGAACTCTATTGACTCCTTTAAGAAACTCACCCGGGCTTTTGGTGCTCACTTTATTACTTGTAatagggttcctcggcctttggaATCCTTATTATCTATGTCCATGCGGGAGGGTGAGACTCTAACGGCTTATTAAGAtagatactgggagatgtttAACGAAATAAAGGGAGAGTACAATGATGTGGCCATTAGCACTTTTAAGGCTGGTCTTCTAGTAgagcatgatttgaggaaatctCTAATTGGTAAACCTGTTACTAGTGTACACCAACTAATGGATCGGATTGACAAGTAcagaagagtagaagaagaccaactacAGGGGAAAAGAAAGGCTATGGTGATCCCTTAGAGATGAGGGATTTTAGGTTGGACCAATACAATAATAACCGACCTCGAAAAGACTTTGTTGGGCAGTCAGGATCCGCCAATACCCAGGTGGTTAATGCTGTGTTTCGAGAGCCAGTGCAACAGGTAttggagaagattaagaatgagctgtttttcaaatggccaaacaaaatgGCAGGAGATCCTATGAGACGCAACCAGAACCTTTATTACCACTATCATCAAGATCATGGACACACAACTGAGGATTGCAGAAATTTGTGGGACCATTTGGACTAGttagtccgagaagggaagttgaagcaactcttgcatcattccagtAGTCAGGTAAGCTAAACGGGCTTGGAGTTTCGGGGAGATGCTTCTTTAAGACTCCCCTTTGGCACAACAAACGTTATTTTTGCTGCCTTGGGGAGGACTGGATCTTGTCCTTACAGGGTAATGTCAGTATCCCGTTGTCTAGCCGAGGAGTCTAGTTCAATGCCTTAGAAAGCCAAGATGGGCATCCCATTAGTGTTAGGTTTTTCAGATGAGGACAAAGTTGAAACCATACAGCTCCATGATGATGCCCTAGTGGTTACGTTGAGAGTTGGTGGGtatgatgtgaaaagggtgatgattgacCAAGGCAGCGCTACTGAcataatgtaccctgacttgTATAGGGGGCTAAATTTGAAACCTGAGAACTTGACAGCCTACAGTTCTCCTCTGATGAGTTTTGAGGGTAAAATGGTCGTCCCAAAAGGGCAGATCAAATTACCTGTGCAAACCGGTgcggatgtggtggaggtggacttcatcgtTGTAGATGTTTTCTCTCCCTACACGGCCATTATGGGCAGGCCCTGGCTTTATACCCTGGGGGCCGTCTCCTCTACTCTTCACTAAAAGATGAAGTACCCATCCAGAGACCAGGTTTTGGAGATAGTAGGAAATCAAACTGCAGCTCGACAATGCCTGGTAGCGGCTATCCAACATCGGCCTGAGGCGGGGACCTCAGCCACCGCTGATAATggtttatagcaatcaaaaaccCCGACGTTACCCTTCAACGAACCAGCCGATGAGGCGAAATGTGAAGATCTAGAGAGGGTAATCGTTGGTGATGATCTGGAGAAATTCTTTTAGGTTGGAGCTAAATTGCCTTTGTAGGAGAAAAAGCAATTGATTGAGTTCCTTAGAGAAAATGTTGATATGTTCGCATGGAGTGCATATGAAGCCCCAGGCATAGACCCAAGTTTCATCTGTCATCATTTAAATGTTAACCCTTCCATCACCCCGAAGAGGCAGCCACCTCGGCGTCCATCCAAAGAGCACACTGAGGCTGTCAGAAATGAAGTAACCAAGCTCAAGCAGGCaagggctatcaaggaagttttttatcctcaatggtTAGCTAACATGGTGGGGGTGAAAAAGAAGCCTAGAAAATGGCGtgtgtgcgtggacttcacggattTCAATAAAGCCTGTCCCAAGGACCCTTTCCCTATGCCTCAGATAGATTAGTTGGTGAATGCAACGGTTAGTCATCCTCGGATGAATTTTTTGGATGTCTTCCAAGGATATAACCAAATACCGTTAGCATTGgacgatcaagagaagacagatttgtcactcccattggaaactatcactataaagtgatgccttttggtttgaaaaatgcggGGTATACTTATCAACGGATGATGACCaaaatgttcgaaccacaatTGGGCAGAaacattgaagtctatattgctgatatggttgtaaagagtaaagtggtgtctgAGCATATGGGAGATCTTACGAgcatttttggaattttgagaaAGCACAAGCTACGTCTGAATGCTTCAAAGTGTTCatttagtgtaggcttcggaaAGTTCTTGGGATACATAGTGACTCATAGGGGAATTGAGGTCAACCcagatcagattaaggccattaaTGGCTTACAAGCACCTCAGAACCCCAAGGAAGTCCAGAAACTGACAGGGATGACTGTTGCTTTGAACCAATTTATCTCTAGGTCAGCTGATAGGTGCAGACCCTTCTTCCTTTTACTGCataagtggaaaggatttgaatggaccgaggaaTGTGCTGTAGCATTTCAGCAGCTGAAAGAGTACCTATCTCAGCCGTttatcatgtccagtcctgaggtaGACGAGATCCTGTTTGCCTACCTGGCGGTGGCCTCTCATGCAGTAAGTTTTATTTTGATACGGGAAGACAGTGGCATCCAAAGACCAGTCTATTACGTAAGTAAGTTACTTCATGAAGCTGAGGTGCGGTACTTATCACtggaaaaggccatcttggcAGTAGTGCATGCTACACAAAAACTCCCCCATTATTTCTAAGCGCACACCATGGTGGTTCTAACTCAATTACCGCTCAAGTCCATACTTCGAAGTGCAGATTATACtgggaggattgctaaatggggcacgaTTCTtggggcttttgacatcaaatataTGCCTCGTACCTCTGTGAAAGGCCAGGTCCTCGCCGATCTAGTAGTCGAGTTTGCTGAGCTTCCAGAAGAAGCAAAGGTGAAGCAACatggcatggatgaaaaattggTTGGCCTAATCTCCATACAAGACTCCTCATCCTAGAAAGTACATATGGATGGAGCAACGAACCAGCGGGGAGtaggagtggggctagttctgatATCCTCTGAAAAGATCATCATTGAAAAGTCCTTGAGGTTGGGATTCTCGGCTACAAACAACAAAGCGGAATATGAAACTTTACTGATGGGAATGGCtatggtccagaaaatgggtggaaaggcagtggaaatgttctcagattcaagaTTGATCGTAGGTCAGGTAAAAGGGGAACTGGAAGCCCGAGATACAAGAATGCAAGAATATTTGGGTCAAGTTAGGCATATGcaaacaaaatttgaatcctTTGACTTATCACATATCCCCAGAGGTGAAAATACCCATGTAGATTCCTTGCCACTTCCTCAGCATGGAATTTGCCCCAAATGATAATTGTCAAGGATTTATGCCTCCCCACCCTAACGAGGAAAGATTTGTTTCAGATCCATCAAGTCAACTTAGggccaagctggatggaccccatactGCTATTCCTTGAAAGGGATATATTGCCTGAGGAGAAACCAGAAGCTAAGAAAATACAAAGGAAAGCTTCTCAGttttggttgtccgaggacAAAAAGTTGTATAAACGTTCTTTTTCTGGGCCATATCTGCTTTGTGTACATCTCGAGATATCAGAGTCACTCCTAGAGGAActacatgaaggaatttgcggaAGTCACATGGAGGGAAGATCCCTATCTCACCGAGCCATTACTCAAGAATACTGGTGGCCAGATATGCAGAAAGAAGCACAAGaatatgttagaaaatgtgacTAGTGTTAGAGATTCGCTCCAAACATCCACCAGCTAGGAGGAATTCTTAATTCTCtttccagcccttggccttttgctcaatggggtttAGATATTGTAGGTCATTTCCCTAAAGCactaggaaacaaaaagtattTGCTGGTCGACACAGATTATTTTACTaagtgggtcgaagctgaaCTTTTGGCTAATATCAGAGATGCGAATGTCAAAAGATTTATCTGGAAGAATATCGTTACTCGATTTGGGGTTCCTCATACCCTTATCTCGGATAATGGCCTtagtttgatagcaaagccttCAGGCAATACTGTTCCGACCTGGGGATAAAGAATAAATATTCCACTCCGGCCTATCCTCAGGGaaatgggcaagctgaagctGTCAATAAAGTTATAGTGAATGGACTtaaaaagaggttggacgagacaaagggaaaatgggtggaagaattACCACATGTCCTTTGGACGTATCGAACAACGCCTCGACAGTCAACAAGAGAgacccccttctcaatgacaTATGGAGCTGAGGCCGTAATCCCTCTGGAAACAGGTTTCCCAACGTTGAGAACTAGTGCATTTACCCCGGGCGGTAATGATGGTCTGTTGGAAAAGAGTCTGGATTTGATCGAAGAGCGAAGGGAGAATGCAATGGTCCAACTGGCTTACTACCAGcataagctcaagcaaggttacgATACCAATGTAAAGCTGAGGCCGTTGGCTGTAGGAGATCTGGTACTGAGGAAAGTTTTGggaaccaccaagaatccagcttggggaaaattaaggcctaattgggaaggaccatatcggATCACTTCAGTGGCAAGAATAGGTGCCTACTATTTGGAAGAtctagatgaaaaagctgtactccacccttggaatgtaaacaatctaaagaggtattattattaataaaaataatcttgtTTAATCTCCCTTCAATTTATGCCGATCATACATCATATGTTTCctcatctattgaagtattaaacagaaactaagttatgttagATTCCTCGggccacaaacttagtggaaattaataccctatgacatctattgaagtattaaacagaaactaagttatgtcaggttcctcgaaccacaaacttagtggaaattaataccctatgacatctattgaagtattaaacaaaaactaagttatgccaAGTTCCTCAAACTACAAACTTAGtagaaattaataccctataacatatattaaagtattaaacagaaactaagttatgtcaggttcctcggaccacaaacttagtggaaattaataccctgtGACATCTATTGAAGCGCTAAACAGGTTCAATAGAAATTAATACACCTTGGTACTATTAAAATGTTAGTTCAACACGAACTTGAGCATTTAAAGGGAGTAAACCCTTAATTCCCATTCTCGGATCACAGGGTTTGTGATCACCTAATAAAGATGTAAACCTCAATAAGCATATaagcatcacttaaagcattcTGAGGTGCCTTAGACTTAACTTTGTTTAATCAAACGTTAGGATGTTTTCTTGAGGTTAAActtgttagaatatatatatatatatatatatatgtattcaaAATATGTCTACGTAATGTTACGGATTCAATGGTTATCGTCCATTTTAATTGCCAATTAAAAGCATATGTAAACTATGTTTTTCTCTTGTACAAACAAAGGACAGTCAAGATGAAAACTACTCAAAACCAAAGtaactaaacaaataaaataaaaa
Coding sequences within:
- the LOC126695546 gene encoding uncharacterized protein LOC126695546 — protein: MGIPLVLGFSDEDKVETIQLHDDALVVTLRVGGYDVKRVMIDQGSATDIMYPDLYRGLNLKPENLTAYSSPLMSFEGKMVVPKGQIKLPVQTGADVVEVDFIVVDVFSPYTAIMGRPWLYTLGAVSSTLH